A region of Nitrospinota bacterium DNA encodes the following proteins:
- a CDS encoding class I adenylate cyclase, whose protein sequence is MLRAAEVSPDQARLAFHVTPYLLHTNHPDLPGYVQGESFASGIYLYTPVENVEKAIRRYFPNFDFKLAESRRNVNRFMIESVMIMGSIGTVAHGKKSDYDYWVVVDGKKLAPMELEALKTKLAAVEKWLSDQKMEAHFFITEVEKAQANDFGATDKESSGSSQAYLLKEEFYRTAILVAGKDPLWWLFPAGLGKQEYARHKEMMMMEAEIDSREVVDLGPTEPIPPGELFGALLWQFNKAMVSPHKSALKMALMESYIMAGSGAPLLCDELKRMAHENKDGLEEADPYLVMMDFIHRFYKGKDRNTALNILEKCFFIKCVDGTVGSLQMEQGLTYKEKALRRVLGRWGWDEGRLARMNGFRSWDFKGLSKLATSLHGFMLEVYKNLTDQVSTLPDVKNFITDKDLTVLGRKLFTIYSKKPGKVEYLKRVKDEAEALETICFTGLIKPKVKPVWTIYRDNIASALAKGTPVDHLAINRGPDPVELLMWLAQNRIYSPKSFMYFIPNPTPVSLKDIQQLLERIYTLFHYVAMADLKIDDLLAKARTLKILVVVNLLSDRWKREPEMIHLLYSNSWGEAFCHPAGFADGMQKALEALENAGNDFSLNNPSMFDIFVPAGENQVRLKKQVMDFITQKYTPMKRRALLK, encoded by the coding sequence ATGTTGAGAGCCGCCGAGGTCAGCCCGGATCAAGCAAGGCTGGCTTTCCACGTTACGCCATATCTTTTACATACAAACCATCCGGACCTGCCGGGCTATGTCCAGGGAGAGTCGTTCGCCTCCGGAATATACCTCTACACTCCCGTTGAAAACGTGGAGAAAGCCATCCGCCGTTATTTTCCCAATTTCGATTTCAAGCTGGCCGAAAGCCGGAGAAACGTGAACCGGTTCATGATCGAATCGGTCATGATCATGGGTTCCATCGGCACGGTGGCCCACGGCAAAAAATCGGACTACGACTATTGGGTGGTGGTTGACGGAAAAAAGCTGGCGCCCATGGAGCTTGAAGCGCTCAAGACAAAGCTTGCGGCGGTGGAAAAATGGCTTTCAGACCAAAAGATGGAGGCCCACTTTTTCATCACCGAAGTGGAAAAAGCCCAGGCCAACGATTTTGGCGCCACGGACAAGGAATCGTCCGGGTCGTCCCAGGCGTATCTGTTGAAGGAGGAGTTCTACCGGACCGCCATCCTTGTGGCGGGCAAAGACCCGCTATGGTGGCTATTTCCGGCGGGCCTTGGCAAGCAGGAGTACGCCAGACACAAAGAGATGATGATGATGGAGGCCGAGATAGACAGCCGTGAGGTGGTGGATCTTGGCCCCACAGAGCCCATCCCGCCAGGGGAGCTGTTCGGCGCCCTGCTTTGGCAGTTCAACAAAGCCATGGTCAGCCCGCACAAGTCCGCCCTGAAAATGGCGCTGATGGAAAGCTACATCATGGCCGGGAGCGGAGCGCCGCTTCTTTGCGACGAGCTTAAAAGAATGGCGCACGAGAACAAGGACGGGCTGGAAGAGGCGGACCCCTACCTTGTGATGATGGACTTCATCCATCGTTTCTACAAAGGCAAAGACAGAAACACTGCGCTGAACATCCTGGAAAAATGCTTTTTCATAAAGTGCGTGGATGGGACGGTGGGTTCTTTGCAAATGGAGCAGGGGCTTACATACAAGGAAAAGGCCCTGCGCCGGGTGCTTGGCCGATGGGGATGGGACGAAGGGCGCCTGGCCAGGATGAACGGCTTTAGAAGCTGGGATTTCAAGGGGCTCTCCAAGCTGGCCACATCCCTCCACGGATTCATGCTGGAGGTTTACAAAAACCTTACAGACCAGGTGTCCACCCTTCCCGACGTAAAGAACTTCATCACCGATAAAGACCTTACGGTCCTCGGCAGGAAACTGTTTACCATATATTCCAAGAAGCCTGGAAAAGTTGAGTACCTAAAACGGGTAAAAGACGAGGCGGAAGCGCTGGAAACCATCTGTTTCACCGGGCTGATCAAGCCAAAGGTGAAACCGGTATGGACGATATACCGGGACAACATCGCCAGTGCGCTGGCCAAGGGGACGCCGGTGGACCACCTGGCCATCAACCGCGGGCCGGATCCGGTAGAGCTGTTGATGTGGCTGGCGCAGAACCGTATCTATTCCCCCAAGTCGTTCATGTATTTCATTCCAAATCCCACGCCGGTGTCCCTCAAGGATATCCAGCAACTGCTGGAACGGATATACACCCTGTTCCATTACGTGGCGATGGCGGACCTCAAGATTGACGATCTTCTGGCCAAAGCCAGGACTTTGAAAATACTGGTGGTGGTCAATTTATTGTCCGACCGGTGGAAACGGGAGCCGGAAATGATCCATTTGCTTTACTCCAACAGCTGGGGAGAGGCGTTTTGCCATCCGGCGGGCTTTGCCGATGGGATGCAAAAGGCGCTGGAGGCGCTGGAAAACGCCGGGAACGATTTTTCACTCAACAACCCATCAATGTTCGACATATTCGTGCCTGCCGGGGAAAACCAGGTGAGGCTTAAAAAGCAGGTTATGGATTTCATAACCCAGAAATACACTCCCATGAAACGCAGGGCGCTTCTTAAATAA
- the trxB gene encoding thioredoxin-disulfide reductase, with protein MYDLVIIGGGPAGLTAAIYALRARLNTLVIEKLGVGGQIALSDIIENYPGFPSLSGGDLMKHFEDHARAVGMQTKFTEVLGIDQNGPYKTVRTADGPLETKAVIIATGAEPKRLGFPGEQEFLGKGISTCGTCDGPFYRNKPIAVIGGGDTAVKESIYLSRLASKVYHIHRRDRFRAEKILQERLLARENVEILWRSSVEAALGDDSGVTGIRVKNADSGEARDIKVDGIFVFIGITPSTGFVECDKDPQGFIITGADMTTSNPGIFAAGDCRDTPLRQVSTAVGDGAIAAAKAEEYISEMEGRAYPSAPK; from the coding sequence ATGTACGATCTTGTGATAATCGGCGGCGGCCCGGCGGGCCTTACGGCGGCCATATATGCCCTGCGGGCCCGGCTAAACACCCTGGTAATAGAAAAACTGGGGGTTGGAGGGCAAATAGCCCTTTCCGATATTATCGAAAACTACCCGGGGTTCCCCAGCCTCTCCGGGGGCGACTTGATGAAACACTTCGAGGATCACGCCCGCGCTGTGGGAATGCAGACGAAATTCACCGAGGTCCTCGGGATAGATCAAAACGGCCCATACAAAACCGTGCGCACCGCCGACGGCCCGCTGGAGACCAAGGCGGTGATAATCGCCACCGGGGCGGAGCCTAAAAGGCTCGGGTTCCCAGGCGAGCAGGAGTTTTTGGGAAAAGGCATTTCCACCTGCGGCACGTGCGACGGGCCTTTCTACCGCAACAAACCCATCGCCGTCATCGGCGGGGGGGACACGGCGGTTAAAGAATCCATCTACCTGTCGCGGCTGGCCAGCAAGGTTTACCACATCCACAGGCGAGACCGGTTCCGGGCCGAGAAGATCCTGCAGGAGCGTCTGCTGGCCAGGGAGAACGTGGAAATCCTCTGGCGCTCCAGCGTGGAAGCCGCCCTTGGGGACGATTCCGGAGTTACCGGTATCCGCGTGAAAAACGCCGACAGCGGCGAGGCGAGGGATATAAAGGTGGACGGCATTTTTGTGTTCATCGGGATAACGCCCAGCACCGGCTTTGTGGAGTGCGACAAGGATCCGCAGGGTTTCATAATCACCGGGGCGGACATGACCACGTCCAACCCCGGGATTTTCGCCGCGGGAGACTGCCGGGACACCCCGTTACGCCAGGTGTCCACCGCCGTGGGCGACGGGGCCATCGCCGCCGCCAAAGCCGAAGAGTACATATCGGAAATGGAAGGAAGAGCTTACCCTTCCGCTCCAAAATAA